The segment CTCAGCGGTGTTGTAGCATCGCCTCGCGAAGTGGCCCTGCTCAGGAAAAATTTAAAAAAGGATTTTTTAATAGTTACGCCGGGGGTCAGGCCTTTGTGGAGCCGGAAGAATGACCAGGAAAGAGTGGCCACCCCAAAAGAGGCTATAAAAAGCGGCGCGGATTACCTTGTCATAGGAAGGCCGATAACAGCGGCGGAAGATCCAAAATCCGCCGCAGAAAAAATAATAAGCGAAATAGGCGATTAGCAAGGGGAGAAGATGCAGAAAGCCGGAATCATAGATATGTTCAAAAAGCGGGATGCTTTTCTAAGCGGCCACTTCAGGCTTACAAGCGGCCTGCATAGCGGCCATTACCTTCAATGCGCGCTTGTGCTGCAATATCCGGAAGATGCCGCAAAACTGGGAAGAGCGATAGCCGACAAATTTAGAAAAGATAAAATTGATGTTGTGGCGGGACCGGCCCTGGGTGGTATAATAATAGCGTATGAAGTAGCCCGCTCTTTGGGTGTAAGGTGCGTCTTCGGCGAGCGGGAAGAAGGGCGCATGAAGCTGCGGCGCGGGTTCAGCATAAAGCCGGGCGAAAAGGTGCTTTTAGCCGAAGATGTCGCGACAACGGGCGGCTCGCTTAAAGAACTGGCGCGCCTTATCAGAGAATCCGGCGGCGAGATTGTCGGGATGGCGTCTATAATAGATAGAAGCGGCGGAACGACCGACTTCGGGGTTCCTTTTAAGACGCTCATGATGTTAAATATAGAAACATTCGAGGAAAAAGACTGCCCGCTTTGCAAAGAATGTATCCCTATCATGAAGCCTGGTTCAAGGAAGTAATTGAAATCAAAGGAGATGTTATGGCAGAAGATCTCAAAAATCTTATAGAAAAGATACGCGAAGAAGGCATCAAGGCCGCCGAAGATAAGGCGCGGGCAATAGAAGGCAAAGCAAAAAAACTCGCCGATAACATCGTACAGGACGCCAGGCACAAGGCCGACGATATAATAAAAAGAGGGGAAGAAGAAGCGAAGAAGACGGAAGAGAGCGGCTACGCATCATTGAAGCAGGCGGGGCGGGATATTATGATAAGCCTGCGCAAAGAGATAAACTCGATGCTTTCTAAAATAACAGCCGGACGTATGAGAGAAGCCCTTACCCCCGCCGAAATGGCAAAAGTGATAAGCGCGATAATAAAAGAAGGGCCAAAGACTTCAAAAGAAGGCGTTATTATCTCGGCAAATTCAAAAGATATTGAAAAACTGGAAAAGTCTCTTATGGCAGAGCTGGGCGACGAGATAAAGCAGGGCATAACGCTTAAAAGGTCCGATGAAATAACTGGCGGCTTTATAATAAGCTATGACTCCGGGAAGTCTTATTTCGACTTTACGGATAAATCGCTTGCCGCGCATATAAGTTTTCGCATGAACCAGAAATTGAAAGAGCTTTTAAATGTCTAATTATTATCCTTATCTTATGGCGAGCCTGCCGTTTCTGCAGTTCGGGGCAAAACCGCCGTTTCCGTCCGAACGGCTGATAGATATATGCGGTACTTTCGTATCGGACGACGACATGGAGAGGATAAAAATGGCATATGCGCCCGTAGATGCCGGTTACGATACCGGCCAGCCGACGCTAAGGGCGTGGCACGATTTTGAGATAGCGCTCCGGAACGAGCTCGTAAGGCTGCGCGCTCCGAAAAGGCACCTAGACCCCATTAAATATTTAAGAGAAGACGGCCATGTAAGCCCGCACGCTTTGCATGTAGCATTCCAGGCCTCGAAAGCTGCCTCTTTAGTAGAA is part of the Candidatus Omnitrophota bacterium genome and harbors:
- a CDS encoding DUF2764 domain-containing protein, translated to MSNYYPYLMASLPFLQFGAKPPFPSERLIDICGTFVSDDDMERIKMAYAPVDAGYDTGQPTLRAWHDFEIALRNELVRLRAPKRHLDPIKYLREDGHVSPHALHVAFQASKAASLVESEKLLDEERWRMLEDVEVGHYFDVDRIIIYAYRLFLLEKWENINTADKEKLLSAVLH
- the pyrE gene encoding orotate phosphoribosyltransferase translates to MQKAGIIDMFKKRDAFLSGHFRLTSGLHSGHYLQCALVLQYPEDAAKLGRAIADKFRKDKIDVVAGPALGGIIIAYEVARSLGVRCVFGEREEGRMKLRRGFSIKPGEKVLLAEDVATTGGSLKELARLIRESGGEIVGMASIIDRSGGTTDFGVPFKTLMMLNIETFEEKDCPLCKECIPIMKPGSRK